Genomic DNA from Alphaproteobacteria bacterium RIFCSPHIGHO2_01_FULL_41_14:
TTGGATTTACCTTTTGACCCATTAGCGATTCTCCTCACGTTGCTCAACAACAATCTTTATATTACTGTACGGTTTCAAAATTTTTGCCCCTCTTCCTTTGGCACGCGCCATAAATCTTTTTAGGACAAAAGCTTTTCCAACCTCTACCCGCATCACAAACAAACGATCTATATCTAATTGATGATTATTCTCAGCGTTCGCCACCGCAGAGGACAAAACTTTTTTAACTTCTCCGGAAACGCGACGCTTAGAAAACGTAAGCTGAGCCAAAGCCTCATTCACGGACTTGTGTCGAATCAAATCGGCAATCAACCCCAACTTCTGAGGCGATGTACGAATAGCCTTTGCAGAAGCGAGAGCTTGCTTATCAGAGAGCTGCCTTGGAAGCGATTTTTTACTCATTTCTAACCTTTCTGAGCTTTTTTATCCGCCGAGTGACCATAAAAGGTCCGCGTCGGCGCAAACTCACCCAACTTATGTCCAACCATGTTTTCTGTCACGAAAACAGGAACGAATTTCTTTCCATTGTGCACCCCAAAGGTGACACCCACAAATTGAGGAAGAATTGTCGACCGACGCGACCATGTTTTGATCACATCTTTACGACCAGAGCTGAGAACAACTTCTGCTTTCTTCAGCAAATATCCATCAACAAAAGGGCCTTTCCAAACTGAACGAGACACTTAATTACTCCTTATTTCTTCCTGCGGCTAACAATCCACTTGCTGGTAGATTTATTAGACCTTGTTTTCTTACCCTTGGTATGTTTCCCCCATGGAGTCACTGGGTGGCGACCTCCATTCGTACGACCCCCATGTGGGTGATCAACGGGGTTCATGGCAATGCCTCGCACTGAAGGGCGACGTCCAAGCCAACGCGAACGGCCTGCTTTGCCAAG
This window encodes:
- a CDS encoding 50S ribosomal protein L22, producing MSKKSLPRQLSDKQALASAKAIRTSPQKLGLIADLIRHKSVNEALAQLTFSKRRVSGEVKKVLSSAVANAENNHQLDIDRLFVMRVEVGKAFVLKRFMARAKGRGAKILKPYSNIKIVVEQREENR
- a CDS encoding 30S ribosomal protein S19, producing the protein MSRSVWKGPFVDGYLLKKAEVVLSSGRKDVIKTWSRRSTILPQFVGVTFGVHNGKKFVPVFVTENMVGHKLGEFAPTRTFYGHSADKKAQKG